DNA from Mucilaginibacter mallensis:
ATTTTCCAGGGAATCAAGCCGCCCCATCCTAAAGTAATTCTCTGATATATTATAATATATAACATTTTTAAGGCGAGGTTCACGCACTTTATGCTTTATACTTATCATTAGCGCCTGACTTAAGTAATATAACGATTGATTATAAAAGTTGTACCTGTAATATATATCCGAAATATTAACATTTACAGCTGCCTGCAAGTAAGCATCATTAAGTATTATGGTTTCCCGTTTGGCCATCCTGAAGCTTGATATGGCACCAATAGCATTGCCTTCGTACGATTCTATAAATGCTATATGCGTTAAAAATTCATATAATAGATAATGATCATTGCTTTTTGCAGCCAGTTCAACCGCTGCAAACAAAGCATTCTTTGCTTCATTGGTATGTAATAACCTGTCCTGATAAATACTTTCGCTAAAAAGTTCAAATGCCCTGCTATCTTCAAGGTTGTTTTTTAAAAATATCTCATGCATTCTGGCATTAGCGCTTTTAATGCTATCGATAGGGATATAGCCGTAATAGGTTTTAATATAGATAATCAGTTTCTTTTCTTTTAAATACTGATCATTTAAGCGCAGTGCATATTTTAAACTATCCGCATTGCCTGTAGGCGGCATTGCATCAGCATGAAGAGTATACCAAAAACACAGAAGTAAAAGGACGATCTTCTTTAGCATTTAATGCAGATTTTTATATAAATCTACATTAGCATATGATAAAAACAAAAAATCAGGAAATAATAATTAGCTATCAGCCATTTAACTTTAATTGAACTTACTACTATTCAATTACTCAGTTGTTTATTTTTTGTATTTCCCCGCTATGAATCAAACTTTTCCAGCAATTTCAGCAATGTTTCAAAATCTTTTGGATACGGTGCATGGATTGTGATTTCCTCGCCATTCAACAATTTAAAACTTACCTCAAATGCATGCAATGCAAAGCGTTTCATTATTGGCAGTTCCTCCTGGTCTTTACCCAAATGATATTTGCGCTTTAGTGCCGATAGAAAAACCGGCTTACCTTTGTACATTTCATCGCCTGCAATGGATGCCCGCTGCGTGGCCAGATGTATACGTATCTGGTGCATACGGCCGGTAACCGGGCGGCACTCCACCAAAGTATAATGTTTAAAGTATTTTAATGATTGAAACCAGGTTTCGGCCCTTTTACCCTCCTGTCTGCTAATGGTAACATTTCCCTTGCCAACATTCAGTATGGGCAGATCAATGAAAAGGTTTTCAAAAACATGTGTGCCCTCAATAACCGCGTGATATATCTTTTTTACCTGCCGTTTTTCAAACTGCATAGATATGGCACGATAAGCTTCGGGATTTTTAGCAATGATCAATGCTCCCGAGGTCTCTTTATCCAGCCTATGGCATACTTGAGCATCATCCGAGTATTGCTTTGCCAAACGCAGCATATTGATCTCCCCGCCCTCACGCTCATCAAGTGAGCTTATGAACGGCGGTTTGTTCACAACAATTATATCGTCGTTCTCAAATAATATCAGGTCGGCAAATTTGGGGATCTTCATAAGGCCGCAAAAATACGGTTATTAAATTAAACCGTAAAACATCCCTGTAGGTAATCACTTCCTTTCAATATTCTGTATTTAACTAATCTCTAGTCAACTAATCACTAATCACCTCAATTTTACTTTTACTTTCCTCATATCGGCACAAAAACCTTAATTTCGCAGTCTAAGAAAAGAGGAAAAAGTTTGGATTACTTACAGGGATTAAACCCCGAACAAAAGGCAGCCGTACAGCAAATAAAGGGCCCCGTAATGATTATAGCGGGTGCAGGTTCAGGCAAAACCCGCGTTATTACCTATCGTGTAGCGCATCTGATCCGCAACGGCGTTGACTCATTTAACATACTTGTACTAACGTTTACCAATAAAGCCGCGCGCGAAATGCGTGAGCGTATAAATCATTTGGTTGGCCCCGAAGCCAAAAATATATGGATGGGTACATTCCACTCCGTTTTTGCAAAAATACTTAGGGTTGAGGCCGATAAATTGGGGTATCCAAGCAATTTCACTATTTACGATACCGACGACAGCAAAAGCTTACTGCGGGCCATTCTGAAAGAAATGAGCCTTGATGATAAGCTATATAATGCAAACTTTGTACTTAACCGCATATCAGCAGCTAAAAATAATTTAGTTGGCTGGCATGAATACCAGAATAACGACCAGATCCAGGCTGATGATCGTTCATCCGGCCGTGAACATCTTGGCAAAATATATGAAACCTATGCGCAGCGCTGCTACCGTGCAGGTGCTATGGATTTTGACGATCTGCTGTTTAAAACCAATGAGTTGTTAAAAAACTTCCCTGATGTACTTAACAAATATCAGCACAAGTTTAAGTTTTTGATGGTTGATGAGTATCAGGATACGAACTTTTCGCAATACCTGATTGTAAAAAAACTGGCTGCCGTAAATGAGAATATTTGTGTGGTGGGTGATGATGCGCAAAGTATCTACGCTTTCCGTGGTGCCAACATTCAAAATATCTTAAACTTTGAGAAGGATTACCCCGATCTGAAAATATTTAAGCTGGAACAAAATTATCGCTCAACCCAAAATATAGTTAACGTAGCCAACAGCATTATAGCCAATAATAAAGAGCAGCTTAAAAAGAATGTATTTTCTGAAAAAGAAGCCGGCGATAAAATAAAGGTTATGCGCGCCTTCAGTGATAACGAGGAAGGCAAAATGGTAGCCGAGGCTATCATGTTCCAGCGCACCACACATGGCTTAAAATGGCACGATTTTGCCATCCTGTACCGCACTAACGCACAATCGCGTTCCATGGAGGAAGCCTTGCGCAAGCTGGGTGTACCGTATAAAATATATGGAGGCCTGTCCTTTTATCAGCGTAAGGAGATTAAGGACCTTATAGCCTATTTCAGGCTTACCTTTAACCCTAATGATGAGGAAGCATTAAAGCGTGTTATAAACTATCCGCGCCGCGGTATTGGTGATACAACAGTTGACCGGATAATAGTAAGCGCCGATCAAAACAATATCACACCGTTTGAAGTGATCATAAACCCATCCCAATACCTGGATGGCCGCACATCGGCATCGGTGGGTAACTTTTCTACCATGATCCAGAGCTTCCAGGTGATCACCAAAACACTTACAGCTTATGAGGCGGCATTACATATTGCACAACATTCGGGGTTGCTGAAAGACTTGTATGCCGATAAATCTATTGAAGGACTTAACCGGTACGAGAACATACAGGAACTATTGAATGGTATAAAAGAATTTTCGGAACGGGAAGATATTGAAGAAAAAGGACTGGATATTTTTATGCAGGATGTGGCCCTGCTCACTAATGACGATAGCGACAAAAATAAAGACGCCGATACCGTTTCATTAATGACCATCCACTCTTCAAAAGGCCTGGAGTTTTCGCAGGTGCACGTTGTGGGCCTTGAGGAAAACCTTTTTCCATCGCAAATGTCGCTCAACTCCCGCAGTGATCTGGAAGAGGAACGCCGCTTGTTTTATGTAGCTACCACCCGTGCAGAAAATAAACTTACAATAAGCTATGCTACATCACGCTTTAAATTCGGCACACTCATAAATTGCGAGCCCAGCCGTTTTTTAGATGAGATTGATGCCAAATACCTCGAGCTTGATTTTTCTGCCAAACCGGCATCGGGCGGCAGCTCATTTTTTGATGATGAGCGTGAAGCTTGGAGCAGGAAAACCGATACATTCTCGAAACCGAAACCAGCTGTGGTTAAAACCACATCCATACTGGCAAAAGCGCACGTACCTTCGCCCGGCTTTGCACCGTCTGACACCTCAAACCTGCAGGTGGGTATGGAAGTTGAACACGAACGCTTTGGCTTTGGTAAAGTTATTAGTCTTGAAGGCAATAAGCCCGATGTGAAAGCAACTATTTTTTTTAAAGAAATAGGGCAAAAACAACTGCTTTTAAAGTTTGCCAAACTGAGTATAGTAAGCAAATAATCCCCCACTTATTACTTCGTTTTGGGCAATAAATTCCCCGTTTTGTGATAGCGTTATCACAAAACCTATAAAACATGCGTGATTGCGCCTAAATTAATATTGGCATATCCTTTGGTTAATAATTAATATCCTTTTCCCCAATTAATTTTAACCATATGTTTTATATGAACGACACTCTTAAAAAGAAAACAAACAAGTCCGTTGGGATGAACATCAGAACCCTGCGTCATCAACATGGATGGAGCCAGGAAGATGTAGCCGATCGTTTAGGTATTTCAATACCGGCATTTTCGAAAATCGAAACCGGTGTAACTGATATTAACTTATCACGCCTTGAGCAAATTGCCAATGTTTATGAGGTAAGTGTTGTTTATTTATTAGCAATGGACATTACTGAAGCTGAACATGAGCCTTCAAACCTGAGCATCGCCCAAAAGAAATTAATTGATCGCGAAGCTGAAATTGCCAGTTTACAACGTAAAGTAATTTTGCTTTATGAAGAACTAAGGAACAAAACTGCTATAGCGGTTTAAATCCTGTTCACTAATTACGACAAGTGTATTGTTATCACTATTTTTTAACACAGTCGTTTATTAAATATGTATTTAATAATTTAAATAATAATTAACATTATTATTTAATGAGAGAAAACAAGACCTAAAAGTCTAAAAGTCAATAAAACTAAAGTTTTGCTAGTTGTTTTGGAGTAGGATTTGCATCACACAGTTTGTAAACAAAAACTGTGTGATGCAAAATTACTTATTATCCATGTCAAAAAATCAGGCGTTAAAAGATGGCACCATCCACGACCCTAATACCAAACTAAAGGTTAAGGTTATTGACACGCTTAAAACAAAGTTCACCCCCAGAAAAGGGGAAATCACTTATTTTGTAACCGCAGGCAATGAAACCATAGCCTTTGAAACTGAAGGTTACAAAAAACACCGTCAATTACTTATTCTGCACATGATATCATGGTATTGTCTGTATTTAGGCCTGTTTGAGGCTCAGATACATTCTAACTGGCCATTATAGTCGATCATTAGTTCATTAGTATGAACTTCACCGCCTGTGTCGCATGCAAAAACCAATGAACTAATGAACTAATGATCGACTACTTCCCCGGGTCGTGCATCATATCGCTCATTTCAATGATCTTCTCATCAATTTCCGATACGCATTTGTCCATCATCACAATACATTCCTGCTTATCAACCAGGCCTTCCTTTTCCAGGTTCATTAAGCCTTTAAGTGTAGCTATAGGCCCGCGTATCTGGTGCGATAAATAGGATGAATATTCTGAAAGCTTCTTATTCTTTAATTGCAGGTCCTTGGTTCTTTCATCAATTATCTCTTCCAGGTGATGATTAACCCTGTCAAGGTTATCCTTTTGTCTTGATACCTCTTCATTAAGTTCAGTAAGCTGTGCATTGGTTTTGGCTTTCCGTTTTACATTACTGATCAGTAAGCCAATAACTATCAGTAGTAAACACGCTGCGATAATTGCGCCCCAAAATTGGGCACGTTCATATTTAATGGTCTGGTCGTTTATAATATTTTGCTGTTCTTGCTGCTCCTGTTTATGCTTAATTTCATATATGTTTATTTGGGCATATAACATTGTTTTTTGTAGCGCGCTATCCAGTAAATATACATCACTCAAATAATGCACCGCCCGCTCATAATTACCGCGTTTAAACTCTAATTGATAACTGGTATATTCAAAATCCCGTTCCAGTTTATCATCATTTATAATATGTGAATATGCAAGCCCTTCTGCAACAATTTTACTGGCAATCTCAAACTTATTTTCTTTAATATACACTAAGGCCAAAGTAAGGTCTATACTTGCAACAGTTTCATTTAAATCTCTTTCTTTAGCTCTTTTGTTAGCGCTTGTTAGTAATTGCTCAGCCATTTCCAGCTGGTTCAGGGAAAAGTAGGCCACTCCCCTATTTTGGGCACATTGTATAAGGTTTACCGAATCATGCAAAACATTAAAAATAACTTCACTCTCCTTATAGTACTTTAATGCCTGATTATAGCTTTTTTCCCTGGAATACAAATTCCCCAGGTTTAAATAAGCAGTAGCTACCAGTGCATTATCAGCTATTTCATGTCCAATATCAAGCGCTTTTTGAAAATATTCTAATGATGCACCGTAATTATTATCCCGGTATAAATTGCCTATATTATTATAAACTTTAGCCTCTCCCTTTTTGTTATTAGCCTTTTTAAAAAAAGTTAGCGCATTTATGTAACTATTTATTGCCGCTTCAGGGTCATTCATATAATATTGCCCTATCCCTTTTACCCTATAAGCTTCTGCAATTCCAGAATTGTAATTTAATTTGGTGGCCAGTTCCAGCGCCTTATCCCCTGTATTTACTGTTTGCTGTGCATTTGTTAACCTGGCTTCATAAGCCTGTTTGGTTAATTGAATAACGGCATCTGTATCCTGACCAATAACTCCGTTAACTCCATCCACACCATTTGCATAAATATGGAGCGCAAAAAACATGAAAAATATGGCCGGAAAGAATTTCTTCATCAATAAATATAATGATTAATCGCGACGAAAGTTAAAAAAAACATACTAATAAAATACATTATTATAACAACAACCAAAACATAGCCGTTTACTTTTTTAAAGAAACTTTCTTTAAGTGCAACAAAACATAAGTACCTTTGATTTGTTAATTAACTGATAATCAAATTTTTATCAATGGTAAAAATACTTGCTTATTACTTTATGAATAAAGTAATAGTTACATGCAATAAGCAACGTATATCAATTATTACCATTCTATCGTAATAAAAACATGTAAGCTCCGGGTCATTAGTATTTAATGACTATTAATAATCGTTTTAATATAAAAAAAATAAAAAAATAATGAAAGCGACAATTCTGGCAACAGTATTAGTTTTTAGTTTGGGTATTTTATCATTCCAAACTAAAAAAGAAAACACTAAACAGCCTATTGTTATTATACAAAGGTTTAGTTTTTCAAATAATTTAAAGAACCTGGCAAGTGCCGATTAAAAGATCACCCTTAAAAAATATAAACATATGAAAAAGCTCATCATCGCAGCAACACTAATTTTTACCACAGGCATTTTAGCCTCACAAACAAAAGTGAACAACAGTCATCCGGCTTCTGTTTCTATACAAAAATTTAACATCTCAACCGAGAAAAAAGATTTGGCCAGCGCCGACTAATTAATTACCCCTATTATCTATTAATAACATTATTCAATTTTTAAAAATACAGATCATGAAAAAAATAATCATCGCAGCAGCAGTAATTTTTACTACAGGCATTCTTTCCTCATGCAACAAGGAAACTAATATCAAAACAACTACGGTTGTGCTAGTTAGAACATTTATGTGTGAAAAGAAGAATCTGGCTAGTGCTGATTAATTGATACGTGATCATCAATAATAATTTAAAAAACAACCCAATGAAAAAGATCCTCTTAGCAGTTATCATAGTTTTCAGTGCAGGTATTTTATCATTAAATACCAAAGTGAGCCATATACAACCTGTTTCTACAATTCACATTTCTTATTTCGAATACAAAAAAGAACTGGCCAACGGGGATTAATTTCAAACAATACAACAAACAAAATTTAAAATCATAATCATAAAATATAAAATCATGAAAAAAATAATCATAGCATCAGCAGTAATGTTTTCAACTCTTTTAGCAAATACAAACAACGTTTCTGCTTCCCCTATACATAAAAAAGTTCCAGCTAAACATATTGCTTTCGAAAAGAAAGACTTAGGCAGCGGCGATTTCCAAAACATTGCTTTTGAGAAAAAAGACTTAGGCAGTGGTGATTTCCAAAACATTGCCTTCGAGAAAAAAGACTTAGGCAGTGGTGACTTCCAAAACATTGCCTTCGAGAAAAAAGACTTAGGCAGCGGCGATTTCCAAAACATTGCTTTTGAGAAAAAAGACTTAGGCAGCGGCGATTTCCAAAACATTGCTTTTGAGAAAAAAGACTTAGGCAGCGGCGATTTCCAAAACATTGCTTTTGAGAAAAAAGACTTAGGCAGCGGTGATTTTCAAAACATTGCTTTCGAGAAAAAAGACTTAGGTAGCGGTGATTTCCAGAATCTTGCTTTTGAGAAAAAAGACTTAGGCAGTGGTGACTTCCAAAACATTGCCTTCGAGAAAAAAGATTTAGGCAGCGGTGACTTCCAGAACATTGCTTTCGAGAAAAAAGATTTAGGTAGTGGTGACTTCCAAAACATTGCCTTCGAGAAAAAAGATTTAGGCAGCGGTGACTTCCGGAACATTGCTTTCGAGAAAAAAGATTTAGGTAGTGGTGATTTCCAGAACCTTGCTTTCGAGAAAAAAGACTTAGGCAGTGGTGATTTCCAAAACCTTGCTTTTGAGAAAAAAGACTTAGGCAGTGGTGATTTCCAGAACTTTGCTTTCGAGAAAAAAGACTTAGGCAGTGGTGATTTCCAGAACCTTGCTTTTGAGAAAAAAGATTTAGGCAGCGGTGATTTTCAATTAGTATAATCATTATCAACCTAACAAATCTTAAAATCAAAGAATATGAAAAAGATCATCATTATAGCAGTAGTGGTATTATCATCAGTTATAACTGCATTTGCATTAAGCAGGAAAGATGAGAAAAAGGATATCACTACATTAAAAATTCAGACATCTGATTTTGCGCTAAAAAACATAAACGCGCCAAAATCAGATCTGGCAACAGCTGATTAATATTACCAATTGGTTATAAAAGGTATATTTGTCGCAAATAAATAATTTATATGCAGACCATAAAACAGTATGTAGAAGACAACAAACAACGTTTGTTAGATGAGCTATTCGACCTGCTGCGTTTCCCATCAGTAAGCGCAGATCCAAAATACAAACCCGAGGTGCTAAAAACCGCCGAATACGTAGCTGAAAAGCTGCGTGCCGCTGGTGCCGACAAGGTAGAAGTTTGCCAAACAGCAGGTTATCCTATTGTTTATGGTGAAAAAATGATTGATGCCTCAAAGCCTACTGTACTGGTTTATGGCCACTATGATGTACAACCGGCCGATCCCCTGGAGCTATGGAAAACCCCGCCATTTGAACCCACAATAC
Protein-coding regions in this window:
- a CDS encoding RluA family pseudouridine synthase; the protein is MKIPKFADLILFENDDIIVVNKPPFISSLDEREGGEINMLRLAKQYSDDAQVCHRLDKETSGALIIAKNPEAYRAISMQFEKRQVKKIYHAVIEGTHVFENLFIDLPILNVGKGNVTISRQEGKRAETWFQSLKYFKHYTLVECRPVTGRMHQIRIHLATQRASIAGDEMYKGKPVFLSALKRKYHLGKDQEELPIMKRFALHAFEVSFKLLNGEEITIHAPYPKDFETLLKLLEKFDS
- a CDS encoding ATP-dependent helicase produces the protein MDYLQGLNPEQKAAVQQIKGPVMIIAGAGSGKTRVITYRVAHLIRNGVDSFNILVLTFTNKAAREMRERINHLVGPEAKNIWMGTFHSVFAKILRVEADKLGYPSNFTIYDTDDSKSLLRAILKEMSLDDKLYNANFVLNRISAAKNNLVGWHEYQNNDQIQADDRSSGREHLGKIYETYAQRCYRAGAMDFDDLLFKTNELLKNFPDVLNKYQHKFKFLMVDEYQDTNFSQYLIVKKLAAVNENICVVGDDAQSIYAFRGANIQNILNFEKDYPDLKIFKLEQNYRSTQNIVNVANSIIANNKEQLKKNVFSEKEAGDKIKVMRAFSDNEEGKMVAEAIMFQRTTHGLKWHDFAILYRTNAQSRSMEEALRKLGVPYKIYGGLSFYQRKEIKDLIAYFRLTFNPNDEEALKRVINYPRRGIGDTTVDRIIVSADQNNITPFEVIINPSQYLDGRTSASVGNFSTMIQSFQVITKTLTAYEAALHIAQHSGLLKDLYADKSIEGLNRYENIQELLNGIKEFSEREDIEEKGLDIFMQDVALLTNDDSDKNKDADTVSLMTIHSSKGLEFSQVHVVGLEENLFPSQMSLNSRSDLEEERRLFYVATTRAENKLTISYATSRFKFGTLINCEPSRFLDEIDAKYLELDFSAKPASGGSSFFDDEREAWSRKTDTFSKPKPAVVKTTSILAKAHVPSPGFAPSDTSNLQVGMEVEHERFGFGKVISLEGNKPDVKATIFFKEIGQKQLLLKFAKLSIVSK
- a CDS encoding helix-turn-helix domain-containing protein, with the translated sequence MNDTLKKKTNKSVGMNIRTLRHQHGWSQEDVADRLGISIPAFSKIETGVTDINLSRLEQIANVYEVSVVYLLAMDITEAEHEPSNLSIAQKKLIDREAEIASLQRKVILLYEELRNKTAIAV
- a CDS encoding tetratricopeptide repeat protein, with the protein product MKKFFPAIFFMFFALHIYANGVDGVNGVIGQDTDAVIQLTKQAYEARLTNAQQTVNTGDKALELATKLNYNSGIAEAYRVKGIGQYYMNDPEAAINSYINALTFFKKANNKKGEAKVYNNIGNLYRDNNYGASLEYFQKALDIGHEIADNALVATAYLNLGNLYSREKSYNQALKYYKESEVIFNVLHDSVNLIQCAQNRGVAYFSLNQLEMAEQLLTSANKRAKERDLNETVASIDLTLALVYIKENKFEIASKIVAEGLAYSHIINDDKLERDFEYTSYQLEFKRGNYERAVHYLSDVYLLDSALQKTMLYAQINIYEIKHKQEQQEQQNIINDQTIKYERAQFWGAIIAACLLLIVIGLLISNVKRKAKTNAQLTELNEEVSRQKDNLDRVNHHLEEIIDERTKDLQLKNKKLSEYSSYLSHQIRGPIATLKGLMNLEKEGLVDKQECIVMMDKCVSEIDEKIIEMSDMMHDPGK
- a CDS encoding pentapeptide repeat-containing protein, giving the protein MKKIIIASAVMFSTLLANTNNVSASPIHKKVPAKHIAFEKKDLGSGDFQNIAFEKKDLGSGDFQNIAFEKKDLGSGDFQNIAFEKKDLGSGDFQNIAFEKKDLGSGDFQNIAFEKKDLGSGDFQNIAFEKKDLGSGDFQNIAFEKKDLGSGDFQNLAFEKKDLGSGDFQNIAFEKKDLGSGDFQNIAFEKKDLGSGDFQNIAFEKKDLGSGDFRNIAFEKKDLGSGDFQNLAFEKKDLGSGDFQNLAFEKKDLGSGDFQNFAFEKKDLGSGDFQNLAFEKKDLGSGDFQLV